The following are encoded in a window of Lagenorhynchus albirostris chromosome 3, mLagAlb1.1, whole genome shotgun sequence genomic DNA:
- the YIPF2 gene encoding protein YIPF2 isoform X1 codes for MAAADELAFHEFEEATNLLAQTPNEATTRGDQLVPQQHVAVAMDSGGSYGAEDEVEESDKTALLQEEKQQPGFWTFSYYQSFFDVDTSQSPRRASILGPGLARQVLDRIKGSLLPRPGHNFVRHHLRNRPDLYGPFWICATLAIVLAVTGNLTLVLAQRRDPSIHYSPQFHKVTVAGTAIYCYAWLVPLALWGFLQWRKGVRERMGPYTFLETVCVYGYSLFVFIPTVVLWLIPVPWLQWLSGALALALSAAGLVFTLWPVVREDTRLAAVLLLSVVVLLHALLATGCKFYFFQPLPLEPAALPHQATSQPPTVLLSPPPPRSAAA; via the exons AGTTCGAGGAAGCTACTAATCTGCTGGCCCAGACCCCAAATGAGGCCACCACCAGAGGTGATCAGCTGGTTCCCCAGCAGCACGTGGCTGTGGCCATGGACTCAGGTGGCAGCTACGGAGCTGAGGACGAGGTGGAGGAGAGTGACAAGACCGCG CTTCTAcaggaggagaagcagcagcctGGTTTCTGGACCTTTAGCTACTATCAGAGCTTCTTTGACGTGGACACCTCACAG AGCCCCAGGCGGGCTTCCATCCTAGGCCCCGGCCTTGCCCGCCAGGTCCTGGACCGGATCAAAGGCTCGCTGCTGCCCCGGCCCGGCCACAACTTTGTACGGCACCATCTGCGGAATCGGCCAGACCTGTATG GCCCCTTCTGGATCTGTGCCACACTGGCCATCGTCTTGGCCGTCACCGGCAACCTGACCCTGGTACTGGCCCAGAGGAGGGACCCCTCCATCCACTACAGCCCCCAGTTCCACAAAG TGACCGTGGCCGGCACCGCCATCTACTGCTACGCGTGGCTCGTGCCGCTGGCGCTGTGGGGCTTCCTGCAGTGGCGCAAGGGTGTCCGGGAGCGCATGGGGCCTTACACCTTCCTGGAGACGGTGTGCGTCTATGGCTACTCCCTCTTTGTCTTCATCCCCACTGTG GTCCTGTGGCTCATCCCTGTCCCATGGCTGCAGTGGCTCTCcggggccctggccctggccctgtcaGCCGCGGGCCTGGTGTTCACCCTCTGGCCCGTCGTCCGTGAGGACACCCGGTTGGCGGCTGTGCTGCTGCTCTCCGTGGTGGTGCTGCTCCACGCCCTCCTGGCCACGGGCTGTAAG ttttacttcttccagcCGCTACCTCTGGAGCCCGCAGCACTTCCCCACCAGGCCACATCTCAGCCCCCAACCGTACTACTGTCACCGCCCCCGCCAAGGTCCGCAGCAGCCTAG
- the YIPF2 gene encoding protein YIPF2 isoform X3: MAAADELAFHEFEEATNLLAQTPNEATTRGDQLVPQQHVAVAMDSGGSYGAEDEVEESDKTASPRRASILGPGLARQVLDRIKGSLLPRPGHNFVRHHLRNRPDLYGPFWICATLAIVLAVTGNLTLVLAQRRDPSIHYSPQFHKVTVAGTAIYCYAWLVPLALWGFLQWRKGVRERMGPYTFLETVCVYGYSLFVFIPTVVLWLIPVPWLQWLSGALALALSAAGLVFTLWPVVREDTRLAAVLLLSVVVLLHALLATGCKFYFFQPLPLEPAALPHQATSQPPTVLLSPPPPRSAAA; the protein is encoded by the exons AGTTCGAGGAAGCTACTAATCTGCTGGCCCAGACCCCAAATGAGGCCACCACCAGAGGTGATCAGCTGGTTCCCCAGCAGCACGTGGCTGTGGCCATGGACTCAGGTGGCAGCTACGGAGCTGAGGACGAGGTGGAGGAGAGTGACAAGACCGCG AGCCCCAGGCGGGCTTCCATCCTAGGCCCCGGCCTTGCCCGCCAGGTCCTGGACCGGATCAAAGGCTCGCTGCTGCCCCGGCCCGGCCACAACTTTGTACGGCACCATCTGCGGAATCGGCCAGACCTGTATG GCCCCTTCTGGATCTGTGCCACACTGGCCATCGTCTTGGCCGTCACCGGCAACCTGACCCTGGTACTGGCCCAGAGGAGGGACCCCTCCATCCACTACAGCCCCCAGTTCCACAAAG TGACCGTGGCCGGCACCGCCATCTACTGCTACGCGTGGCTCGTGCCGCTGGCGCTGTGGGGCTTCCTGCAGTGGCGCAAGGGTGTCCGGGAGCGCATGGGGCCTTACACCTTCCTGGAGACGGTGTGCGTCTATGGCTACTCCCTCTTTGTCTTCATCCCCACTGTG GTCCTGTGGCTCATCCCTGTCCCATGGCTGCAGTGGCTCTCcggggccctggccctggccctgtcaGCCGCGGGCCTGGTGTTCACCCTCTGGCCCGTCGTCCGTGAGGACACCCGGTTGGCGGCTGTGCTGCTGCTCTCCGTGGTGGTGCTGCTCCACGCCCTCCTGGCCACGGGCTGTAAG ttttacttcttccagcCGCTACCTCTGGAGCCCGCAGCACTTCCCCACCAGGCCACATCTCAGCCCCCAACCGTACTACTGTCACCGCCCCCGCCAAGGTCCGCAGCAGCCTAG
- the YIPF2 gene encoding protein YIPF2 isoform X2 — translation MAAADELAFHEFEEATNLLAQTPNEATTRGDQLVPQQHVAVAMDSGGSYGAEDEVEESDKTALLQEEKQQPGFWTFSYYQSFFDVDTSQVLDRIKGSLLPRPGHNFVRHHLRNRPDLYGPFWICATLAIVLAVTGNLTLVLAQRRDPSIHYSPQFHKVTVAGTAIYCYAWLVPLALWGFLQWRKGVRERMGPYTFLETVCVYGYSLFVFIPTVVLWLIPVPWLQWLSGALALALSAAGLVFTLWPVVREDTRLAAVLLLSVVVLLHALLATGCKFYFFQPLPLEPAALPHQATSQPPTVLLSPPPPRSAAA, via the exons AGTTCGAGGAAGCTACTAATCTGCTGGCCCAGACCCCAAATGAGGCCACCACCAGAGGTGATCAGCTGGTTCCCCAGCAGCACGTGGCTGTGGCCATGGACTCAGGTGGCAGCTACGGAGCTGAGGACGAGGTGGAGGAGAGTGACAAGACCGCG CTTCTAcaggaggagaagcagcagcctGGTTTCTGGACCTTTAGCTACTATCAGAGCTTCTTTGACGTGGACACCTCACAG GTCCTGGACCGGATCAAAGGCTCGCTGCTGCCCCGGCCCGGCCACAACTTTGTACGGCACCATCTGCGGAATCGGCCAGACCTGTATG GCCCCTTCTGGATCTGTGCCACACTGGCCATCGTCTTGGCCGTCACCGGCAACCTGACCCTGGTACTGGCCCAGAGGAGGGACCCCTCCATCCACTACAGCCCCCAGTTCCACAAAG TGACCGTGGCCGGCACCGCCATCTACTGCTACGCGTGGCTCGTGCCGCTGGCGCTGTGGGGCTTCCTGCAGTGGCGCAAGGGTGTCCGGGAGCGCATGGGGCCTTACACCTTCCTGGAGACGGTGTGCGTCTATGGCTACTCCCTCTTTGTCTTCATCCCCACTGTG GTCCTGTGGCTCATCCCTGTCCCATGGCTGCAGTGGCTCTCcggggccctggccctggccctgtcaGCCGCGGGCCTGGTGTTCACCCTCTGGCCCGTCGTCCGTGAGGACACCCGGTTGGCGGCTGTGCTGCTGCTCTCCGTGGTGGTGCTGCTCCACGCCCTCCTGGCCACGGGCTGTAAG ttttacttcttccagcCGCTACCTCTGGAGCCCGCAGCACTTCCCCACCAGGCCACATCTCAGCCCCCAACCGTACTACTGTCACCGCCCCCGCCAAGGTCCGCAGCAGCCTAG
- the YIPF2 gene encoding protein YIPF2 isoform X4, giving the protein MAAADELAFHEFEEATNLLAQTPNEATTRGDQLVPQQHVAVAMDSGGSYGAEDEVEESDKTAVLDRIKGSLLPRPGHNFVRHHLRNRPDLYGPFWICATLAIVLAVTGNLTLVLAQRRDPSIHYSPQFHKVTVAGTAIYCYAWLVPLALWGFLQWRKGVRERMGPYTFLETVCVYGYSLFVFIPTVVLWLIPVPWLQWLSGALALALSAAGLVFTLWPVVREDTRLAAVLLLSVVVLLHALLATGCKFYFFQPLPLEPAALPHQATSQPPTVLLSPPPPRSAAA; this is encoded by the exons AGTTCGAGGAAGCTACTAATCTGCTGGCCCAGACCCCAAATGAGGCCACCACCAGAGGTGATCAGCTGGTTCCCCAGCAGCACGTGGCTGTGGCCATGGACTCAGGTGGCAGCTACGGAGCTGAGGACGAGGTGGAGGAGAGTGACAAGACCGCG GTCCTGGACCGGATCAAAGGCTCGCTGCTGCCCCGGCCCGGCCACAACTTTGTACGGCACCATCTGCGGAATCGGCCAGACCTGTATG GCCCCTTCTGGATCTGTGCCACACTGGCCATCGTCTTGGCCGTCACCGGCAACCTGACCCTGGTACTGGCCCAGAGGAGGGACCCCTCCATCCACTACAGCCCCCAGTTCCACAAAG TGACCGTGGCCGGCACCGCCATCTACTGCTACGCGTGGCTCGTGCCGCTGGCGCTGTGGGGCTTCCTGCAGTGGCGCAAGGGTGTCCGGGAGCGCATGGGGCCTTACACCTTCCTGGAGACGGTGTGCGTCTATGGCTACTCCCTCTTTGTCTTCATCCCCACTGTG GTCCTGTGGCTCATCCCTGTCCCATGGCTGCAGTGGCTCTCcggggccctggccctggccctgtcaGCCGCGGGCCTGGTGTTCACCCTCTGGCCCGTCGTCCGTGAGGACACCCGGTTGGCGGCTGTGCTGCTGCTCTCCGTGGTGGTGCTGCTCCACGCCCTCCTGGCCACGGGCTGTAAG ttttacttcttccagcCGCTACCTCTGGAGCCCGCAGCACTTCCCCACCAGGCCACATCTCAGCCCCCAACCGTACTACTGTCACCGCCCCCGCCAAGGTCCGCAGCAGCCTAG